The Thermotoga sp. SG1 genome includes a window with the following:
- a CDS encoding adenosine-specific kinase has product MSVQIEVVDVTIPEGANIILGHSHFIKTVEDLYEVMVTTNPNLKFGIAFNEASGPCLVRYEGNDEELVKQAIETAKKIGAGHTFVIYIKGGYPINILNQIKNVQEVCRIYTATANPLQVIVGITPQGRAVLGVVDGYSPKGVEGEEDKKKRHTFLREVTKYKK; this is encoded by the coding sequence ATGAGTGTACAGATCGAAGTTGTGGATGTCACCATTCCCGAAGGTGCGAACATCATTCTGGGACATTCTCATTTTATCAAGACCGTTGAGGATCTTTACGAGGTGATGGTGACGACCAATCCCAATCTGAAGTTCGGTATAGCCTTCAACGAAGCGAGTGGACCCTGTCTGGTCAGATACGAGGGAAACGACGAAGAACTGGTGAAGCAGGCGATCGAAACAGCAAAGAAGATAGGGGCCGGCCACACCTTCGTGATCTACATAAAGGGAGGATACCCCATCAACATACTGAACCAGATCAAGAACGTTCAGGAAGTATGTAGAATCTACACTGCAACCGCCAATCCTCTTCAGGTGATCGTTGGCATAACCCCTCAGGGAAGGGCGGTTCTGGGAGTCGTCGACGGTTACTCACCGAAGGGTGTGGAAGGAGAGGAAGACAAAAAGAAACGCCACACGTTCCTCAGGGAGGTAACGAAGTACAAAAAATGA
- a CDS encoding ATP-dependent Clp protease ATP-binding subunit, with protein sequence MFDKFSEKTAQIFVTAQEEAKELGHSYVGTEHLLLAILKVDKGPAVEVLEEMGASYSKVRSEIISMVGMGMRGFVPSPQMTPRAKRVTELAYEEAKILGSDKINPEHILLGILREGEGIAIHILRKLGVDLNALRREIIDLYSYSSNRSLEYEEEEDFTYRSVKQLEGFGVNLTELAAKKELDPVIGRDEEIERVMQVLVRRKKNNPVLIGDPGVGKTAIVEGLAQRIVAGDVPEILRNKVIFSLDVAALVAGTKYRGEFEKRMKKLLQIVTKDKNIILFIDEIHTIVGAGSAEGAIDAANILKPALARGEISCIGATTPDEYRKYIEKDAALERRFQKIYVKEPTEEETLEILKGLKKKYESHHRVIYTDKALEAAVYLSKRYITDHFLPDKAIDVIDEAGARARLKVFIIPPELKSIKNELEKIRTDKELAVLNQDYEKAAKLKEKEMELEAEYRKKYTEWRRKAETAVVKVDVDDIAEVVSSWTGVPLKKIEETEVEKLLNLEEALHQRIVAQDEAIRAVARAIRRARSGLKDPRRPIGVFLFLGPTGVGKTELAKALAEYLFGDERALIRFDMSEYMERFSVSRLIGAPPGYVGYEEGGTLTEKVRRRPFSVILFDEIEKAHPDVFNLLLQIMDDGRLTDSQGREVDFRNTIIIMTSNIGSSYINKSKRTLGFVSDDDEEKEFDKIKELVLDEVKRTFRPEFLNRIDETIIFHPLRKEHIEQIIDILLRDLRKRLAEKNMKLVLTKSAKEFLVEKGFDPVYGARPLKRAIQRYVEDPLSEEILKSKFEEGDTIVCRAHKNGLRFTKKKEKKEKVVQ encoded by the coding sequence ATGTTTGATAAGTTCTCAGAAAAAACGGCTCAGATCTTTGTGACCGCCCAGGAAGAGGCAAAAGAACTCGGGCATTCTTACGTGGGAACAGAACACCTTCTGCTCGCAATCCTGAAGGTAGATAAAGGCCCCGCTGTGGAAGTTCTTGAAGAGATGGGCGCATCTTACTCGAAGGTAAGATCGGAGATCATCTCCATGGTTGGCATGGGAATGAGAGGTTTTGTTCCCTCACCTCAGATGACCCCCAGAGCCAAGAGGGTGACTGAGCTTGCCTATGAAGAGGCAAAGATCCTTGGAAGCGACAAGATAAATCCCGAGCACATTCTCCTTGGCATCCTCAGAGAGGGTGAAGGGATAGCGATCCACATACTGAGAAAACTGGGAGTGGATCTCAACGCTTTGAGAAGGGAGATCATAGACCTGTACTCTTATTCTTCGAACAGGAGCCTGGAATACGAAGAAGAAGAGGACTTCACCTACAGGTCTGTGAAACAACTCGAGGGATTCGGTGTCAATCTCACAGAACTTGCTGCAAAGAAAGAGCTAGATCCGGTTATAGGAAGAGACGAGGAAATAGAGAGGGTCATGCAGGTTCTTGTGAGAAGGAAGAAGAACAATCCAGTTCTGATAGGAGATCCAGGAGTTGGTAAGACCGCTATCGTCGAAGGGCTCGCCCAGAGGATAGTAGCGGGCGACGTTCCGGAGATTTTGAGAAACAAGGTTATCTTCTCGCTGGACGTCGCCGCTCTGGTTGCCGGCACAAAGTACAGAGGAGAGTTTGAAAAGAGAATGAAGAAGTTGCTTCAGATAGTGACGAAGGACAAAAACATCATACTCTTCATAGACGAGATACACACGATCGTTGGGGCAGGTTCAGCCGAGGGTGCCATCGACGCGGCGAACATTCTGAAACCCGCTCTTGCTCGAGGGGAGATAAGCTGTATAGGTGCAACCACGCCGGATGAGTACAGAAAGTACATAGAAAAAGATGCGGCTTTGGAAAGAAGGTTCCAGAAGATATACGTGAAAGAACCAACCGAGGAGGAAACACTCGAAATCTTGAAAGGTCTGAAGAAGAAATACGAATCGCACCACAGGGTGATATACACGGACAAAGCACTGGAGGCAGCGGTTTACCTGTCCAAAAGGTACATAACCGATCATTTCCTCCCAGACAAGGCGATCGACGTGATCGATGAAGCAGGAGCCCGGGCAAGGCTCAAGGTCTTCATTATTCCTCCTGAGTTGAAATCAATCAAAAACGAACTGGAAAAGATAAGAACCGACAAAGAACTTGCCGTTTTGAATCAGGATTACGAAAAGGCAGCAAAGTTGAAAGAGAAGGAGATGGAGCTTGAGGCGGAGTACAGAAAGAAATACACTGAATGGAGAAGGAAAGCAGAAACGGCCGTTGTGAAGGTGGATGTCGATGATATAGCAGAGGTTGTGTCCTCCTGGACAGGAGTGCCTCTCAAGAAAATCGAGGAGACAGAAGTGGAAAAGCTTCTCAATCTTGAAGAAGCGCTCCACCAGAGGATCGTTGCCCAGGATGAGGCTATAAGGGCTGTTGCGAGGGCTATAAGAAGAGCGAGAAGCGGTTTGAAAGATCCAAGAAGACCAATTGGTGTCTTCCTCTTCCTCGGACCGACGGGAGTTGGAAAAACAGAACTTGCAAAGGCCCTCGCAGAGTATCTGTTTGGTGACGAAAGAGCGCTCATAAGATTCGACATGAGCGAGTACATGGAGAGATTCTCTGTCTCCAGGCTCATCGGAGCACCTCCCGGATACGTGGGTTACGAGGAAGGAGGAACGCTCACTGAGAAAGTGAGAAGAAGGCCGTTCTCCGTCATTCTGTTCGACGAAATAGAAAAGGCTCATCCAGATGTTTTCAACCTGCTTCTTCAGATCATGGATGATGGAAGGCTCACCGACTCCCAGGGTCGCGAGGTTGATTTCAGAAACACCATAATCATCATGACAAGCAACATTGGAAGCTCCTACATCAATAAGTCCAAGAGGACCCTTGGCTTTGTCAGCGACGATGACGAAGAAAAAGAATTCGATAAGATAAAGGAACTCGTGCTCGACGAGGTGAAGAGGACTTTCAGACCGGAGTTCCTGAACAGGATCGATGAGACCATCATCTTCCATCCACTCAGGAAGGAACACATAGAGCAGATCATCGATATACTCCTGAGGGATCTCAGAAAGAGACTGGCGGAGAAGAACATGAAACTTGTCCTGACAAAGAGTGCAAAAGAATTTCTGGTTGAGAAGGGATTCGATCCAGTGTACGGTGCCAGACCCTTGAAGAGAGCGATTCAGAGATACGTTGAAGATCCTCTCTCCGAAGAAATACTGAAGAGCAAGTTCGAAGAAGGAGACACGATCGTCTGCAGGGCTCACAAGAACGGTTTGAGATTCACGAAGAAGAAGGAAAAGAAAGAGAAGGTGGTTCAGTGA
- the ttuA gene encoding tRNA-5-methyluridine(54) 2-sulfurtransferase, translating into MKCTKCKRAASVKLRHYNIKLCKEHFNEFIEGRVEKAIKKFKMFRRDSKILIAVSGGKDSVSLWHMLKKLGYEVDALFIRAGRSGMVQKAQEIVEKNAELLGTKLHIVDATEYFEGLSTQEISIMLRRPVCSICGVVRRYLMNKFAYENGYDVVVTGHNLNDEASVLLGNILHWQEGYLERQWPLLPKTHEKLVPKAKPLVLNYEEDIKLYATLNEIPHLEMACPFSVGATSLVYKKVLRELEEDQPGITLNFYLGFLKRKKEPKYEVENLRECEECGYPTTAQVCSFCRLRKQVEKRKNKAPA; encoded by the coding sequence ATGAAGTGTACGAAGTGTAAAAGAGCCGCCTCGGTGAAACTGAGACACTACAACATCAAGCTCTGCAAAGAACACTTCAACGAGTTCATAGAAGGAAGAGTAGAAAAGGCAATAAAAAAGTTTAAAATGTTCAGAAGAGACTCGAAGATACTGATAGCCGTCTCCGGCGGAAAAGACAGCGTTTCATTGTGGCACATGTTGAAAAAACTAGGATACGAAGTGGACGCCCTGTTCATACGAGCAGGACGAAGCGGAATGGTTCAGAAAGCCCAGGAGATCGTTGAAAAAAACGCAGAGCTTCTTGGAACAAAGCTTCACATCGTTGATGCAACAGAGTACTTCGAGGGACTTTCTACTCAGGAAATTTCCATCATGTTGAGAAGACCTGTGTGCTCGATCTGTGGTGTCGTGAGAAGATACCTTATGAACAAATTCGCTTACGAAAACGGATACGACGTGGTGGTAACAGGTCACAATCTGAACGATGAAGCATCCGTTCTTCTGGGGAACATCCTGCACTGGCAGGAAGGATACCTTGAAAGGCAGTGGCCTCTTCTTCCAAAGACACACGAAAAACTCGTTCCAAAAGCCAAACCCCTCGTGCTCAATTATGAAGAGGACATAAAACTGTACGCAACGCTCAATGAGATACCCCACCTCGAAATGGCCTGTCCGTTCTCGGTGGGAGCAACGTCTCTTGTGTACAAAAAAGTTTTAAGAGAACTCGAAGAAGATCAGCCTGGTATCACATTGAACTTCTACCTCGGTTTCCTGAAAAGAAAGAAAGAACCCAAATACGAAGTGGAAAACCTGAGAGAATGTGAAGAGTGCGGGTATCCAACGACAGCTCAGGTATGTTCTTTCTGCCGTTTGAGAAAACAGGTAGAAAAGAGAAAAAACAAAGCCCCCGCATGA
- the radA gene encoding DNA repair protein RadA — MKKFVCSSCGYVSPKWFGRCPQCGEYDTAEEVLEKKGREGKPSLFLNLEVAGEVSLQRIATGFSEMDRVFKGGFIPGQVILLSGEPGIGKSTLALQLAETFAQSGLVVYISGEESPQQLKMRADRLAIRGKKNILLAVENDLEELIPVLQREKVKFVIVDSLQTVFSSELGSSPGSISQVKNVTMKMINFAKKKNVPVLLIGHVTKEGEIAGPKLVEHMVDTVAYFEGDRRTGLRLLKITKNRFGPSDEVAVFELGEKGFVQVENPSFTEGDTDLPGNVLTCVFEGTKPFVVQIQALVSKNKTFSPKRVCKGVDVNRVMLLIAVLSKLLKLPVETHDVYVNVVGGLRITDPAADLAIALAIVSSYLEVSLRDTVAIGEIGLDGRVKKVYNINRRLNSLKGFGKIIAPPFEGEKEGVFIVHDLKEAVSLVGGESFGPTGTD; from the coding sequence GTGAAGAAGTTTGTGTGTTCCAGTTGTGGTTACGTTTCTCCGAAATGGTTTGGAAGATGTCCCCAATGTGGTGAATACGATACGGCTGAAGAAGTTCTGGAAAAAAAAGGCAGGGAGGGGAAACCCTCCCTGTTTTTGAATCTGGAGGTAGCTGGTGAAGTTTCCTTGCAGAGAATTGCCACTGGGTTTTCAGAAATGGACAGGGTGTTCAAGGGAGGATTCATACCAGGGCAGGTGATTCTTCTTTCTGGAGAGCCGGGCATAGGAAAAAGCACCCTTGCCCTTCAACTTGCAGAAACGTTTGCACAAAGTGGACTGGTTGTTTACATCTCCGGTGAAGAATCTCCACAGCAGTTGAAAATGAGGGCAGACAGACTGGCCATCAGGGGAAAGAAGAACATATTGCTTGCGGTAGAAAACGATCTGGAAGAGTTGATACCGGTACTCCAAAGGGAAAAGGTCAAATTCGTGATCGTTGATTCACTCCAGACGGTTTTCTCTTCGGAACTGGGAAGTAGCCCCGGCAGTATCTCTCAGGTGAAAAACGTGACGATGAAGATGATAAACTTTGCGAAGAAAAAGAACGTGCCTGTTCTGCTGATAGGACACGTGACGAAGGAAGGGGAAATAGCCGGACCGAAGCTCGTAGAACATATGGTGGACACCGTCGCCTACTTCGAGGGTGACAGACGCACAGGTCTGAGACTGTTGAAGATCACAAAGAACAGGTTCGGCCCCTCAGACGAGGTTGCCGTTTTCGAACTCGGTGAAAAAGGATTCGTTCAGGTCGAAAATCCCTCTTTCACAGAGGGTGATACCGACCTTCCAGGGAACGTTCTCACCTGTGTCTTCGAAGGGACAAAACCCTTTGTCGTTCAGATACAGGCGCTCGTTTCCAAGAACAAAACCTTTTCACCGAAGAGGGTGTGCAAGGGAGTGGACGTGAACAGGGTTATGCTTTTGATAGCGGTTCTCAGCAAACTTCTGAAGCTTCCAGTGGAGACGCACGATGTTTATGTGAACGTGGTAGGAGGGCTCAGGATAACCGATCCCGCCGCAGATCTTGCCATCGCCCTTGCTATCGTCTCTTCGTATCTGGAGGTGTCCCTTCGAGATACGGTGGCCATCGGAGAGATAGGTTTGGACGGAAGGGTGAAAAAGGTTTACAATATTAATAGAAGATTGAACTCGTTGAAGGGTTTTGGCAAAATCATTGCTCCTCCTTTTGAAGGAGAAAAAGAAGGGGTTTTCATCGTTCATGACCTGAAGGAGGCAGTTTCTCTGGTCGGGGGTGAGTCTTTTGGTCCCACAGGAACTGATTGA